From the Erythrolamprus reginae isolate rEryReg1 chromosome Z, rEryReg1.hap1, whole genome shotgun sequence genome, one window contains:
- the LOC139175957 gene encoding serine/threonine-protein kinase SBK2-like, which yields MSRSLGMEAQTRLTDMLEITAQSLVHMEIADHYQIVKELGKGKYGQVVLVMHRQRGTPMALKLLPKSSTKLQNFLYEYCVALSLSAHPAIVGMFGIAIESSQHYGFLYEAALHRDLISIIKPKTGIPEKAAKLCAKQLVSALDFIHSRGLVYRDVKPENILLFDRHCHCIKLTDFGLTRPQGTLLQLVTGVIPYTAPELSRGTAGTPGLPIDASLDAWALGVLIFCLLTGYFPWEKTLPEDSFFDDFVIWQESGSDEELPFHWRPLSQDCIAMLQNLLALEPTKRGPIRQVLSYLDRPWRADLAAKIAI from the exons ATGAGCCGTAGTTTGGGGATGGAAGCACAGACTCGTCTCACAGACATGTTGGAGATTACTGCCCAGAGCCTGGTGCACATGGAAATAGCAGACCACTACCAAATCGTCAAGGAGCTGGGCAAAGGGAAATATGGCCAGGTAGTCTTGGTGATGCATAGGCAAAGAG GGACCCCGATGGCTCTCAAACTACTACCTAAATCTAGCACCAAGCTCCAGAATTTCTTATATGAATACTGTGTGGCACTCTCACTTTCTGCACATCCTGCCATTGTTGGTATGTTTGGCATTGCTATAGAGTCCAGCCAGCATTATGGTTTTCTCTATGAAGCAGCCCTGCATCGAGACCTTATCTCTATTATCAAGCCCAAG ACAGGCATTCCTGAGAAGGCAGCCAAGCTCTGTGCCAAGCAACTAGTGAGTGCATTGGACTTTATACACAGCCGGGGCCTGGTGTACCGAGATGTTAAACCAGAGAATATCCTGCTTTTTGATCGTCACTGTCACTGCATCAAACTGACAGATTTTGGATTAACCCGACCCCAGGGCACTCTGCTGCAGCTTGTGACTGGGGTCATCCCTTACACTGCACCTGAGCTAAGCCGTGGCACTGCTGGCACCCCAGGCCTACCCATTGATGCCAGCCTTGATGCCTGGGCTCTTGGGGTGCTGATCTTCTGCTTGCTCACTGGCTACTTTCCTTGGGAAAAAACTCTACCCGAGGATTCCTTTTTTGATGACTTTGTGATATGGCAAGAATCAGGTTCAGATGAAGAGCTGCCATTTCACTGGCGTCCTCTGTCTCAAGATTGCATTGCTATGTTACAAAATCTTTTAGCCCTGGAGCCTACCAAGCGCGGCCCCATCCGCCAAGTACTCAGCTACCTGGATCGGCCGTGGCGAGCTGACCTAGCTGCTAAAATTGCCATCTGA